A window of Saimiri boliviensis isolate mSaiBol1 chromosome 1, mSaiBol1.pri, whole genome shotgun sequence genomic DNA:
ATTGCACATCTAAGGTTGCTATTCAGTAAAATTAATAGAAGAGATCATTATTGAATGCCTTGGAATATGTAGTGACGAGGCCAAATTGTTCATGTTTGTGAGCATGTCTTTCAGATACTCACTAATGGAGAAATTCATTTTAGAcctctaggctgggtgcagtggctcatgcccgtagtcacagcactttgggaggctgaggtgggtggatgaaggtggagatcaagaccatcctggctaacacggtgaaaccccgtctctactaaaaatacaaaaattagccaggtatggtgacacgtgcctatagtcccagctactcgggagactgaggcaggagaataattgcttgcacttgggaggtggaggtagcagtgagctgagattgtgccattgcactccagcctgggcaacagagcaagactgtctcaaaaaaagtaaataaaataaaataaacctctaGACCCCAAAACCAAGTTAGCaagcaataaaaagtaaattattaataGTAAAGTGGATGCTGGTCTTACAAAGCTCCTATTCACATGAACCCAAAGGTTAATTAAAAGAACTTGCTGTCTCCAGAAAAgggaatggaaataataactatatatcttcttttcatgTAATTTGGTCACAGAATAAGGTATTCGAGTTAAGTCTAATCCAAGTCTTAGAGATCTTTAAGTATCTTAAAATAGCAGCCTAAGTAGTCATCATGTAAAGAAGTTGACTTTCAGGAATGTCAGCATTGACCTCTCCTTGCCACTGTTACTCAGCTAAGCATAACTTgccattcttaaaaaaaaaaaaaaaaaagctctctaaATGAACGTGGAAAAAAAGCTCCCACCCAGAAATTCTAGTAATACTCAGTTTTGACCTCTTACTGCTTCCATGTGGGATTTCTTTTCAGCTTTTAACCATTAGCATTCTCTACCTGCTATGTTCCTCTCTGGAAAATATCAATTTGGAAATGCTGCCTTTCAAATCAATGCCATGATTATCCGTATTGTTgagtttgttgttgctgttccaGAAGTGTCCCCATTTTACAACTTTATGCACACACCTGGCAAATCATTGACATGAGCATTCAACAGTACTGGgatgggcggggtggggggtggggggctcacCAACAGAACTGGCCCAGCTGACATTGCCTGAAAAGGCACCATCTTTGAGGGCCAGTTGTGGGGTTGGTAAGCACAGTTATGAAAATTTCTATCTAACCTCCGTTTTGAATGGTTTTAAGAAATTTTGTATATGGAGGATGGAAAtgcttatatatttattgaaaatccttttatttgaaattaaaattatttggtaaATAATTGTTTGATATTTTGGGAGGGTTTTGGAGGGGTGGTAATTTCACTGATAAATTAAAAGTCTGTTGATTTTGCAGAAAGGTACTGTTAGTGACTGATAGGATGCCTTTGTTTTGTACATGATCCAAatctttgttttacatttcttttattcaaaatatttaggcATCTGACATTTTCaaccaaaattttaattatatactgtgatttttatttgttgcaaTACATTAAAATTTCAGAGGTACTTTGGGGCTCAAAAGCTAGGATTTCTAAGTCAGTATGTGCATTTCACATGATAAAGCTGTTAATGGTGAGCAAAGTATTATATACTAACTAGATTTTTCCACATCTGTAtagtatattatatgtattttgtggTATTGAGAGTATAGAAAGTTTAGAGTGTCAAACATGcgtttaatgtgtatttttaaacaaatttatggcaattaaaatatttggagacAAGGGTATCACATTTCAATTTGTAAAGATCTTTTTAACTCTACTGTGTCATTAAGATGCTTTGTACAATGCCAAACCATAGCTGGAGAAACTAAGTTTAATAAATATCAAATAGATTTTCTGTATTAAAGTTAATGAACACTGTGCTCTTTATACTTCTTCAGCTCTGAGCCCTTTTCATGCAATTCGTGTTTTGTGTCTTCAGGTCTGTTACTACAAAGTCTATTCCTGCCAGCTTGAGGTCTCATTTTCTGATTACAGAAATTCTGAACTTGCTGGCCATGGGTCGTTGTGCTTATGTCAAAATTTACCGTGTCCCAGCAGAAATCTTAAGTCCCTTTTGGTGCTTTTGGTGGCTTGGGCTTTTACTGCTTTATTaaactagatttttctttttgttctcccTTACATTCAGACAGTCATAGACAAACTTGGGTGTTTGTCTTAGATGGCAAGTGCCAAGCttgaccatcttttttttttttgacacagagtctcgctctgtcacccaggctgaagtgcagtggcgtgatctcggcgcactgcaacctccacctcccaggttcaagtgattctcctgcctcagcctcacaagcttGACTGTCTTTGACACCTCCCTGAAGAGTTATCATGGAGTGAAGGGATCTAGGGCTACAACTTAGGAACTTGTCAAAGCTGATTACATAGCTGTTGCTAAACTTTTGCCTTTAATCTACCATTGTGTTCTTTATAAGATTCTTGAAAAAATGTTAACTCTAACCACACTTTGCAAATCGAGAAGTTAACACGTTATTGGGTAGTGCTCTTTTTTACTGTAGTATACAAAGTGAATCCTTTTTCCCTCCAAAGCTTGAATTCCAGACTGCTAAAATTTCAATTGGAGACATTTAATAGTATCCatagaaaaataaactctaaaGTGACAAGTTTAGTTATGCTTATCCATATATCAACATTCTAAGAAGAAATGGAGACCAATTTAAAGCATACATCtgcctttaaatattaaaaatacaagattgcTTCACTTGTATGTCTCCAGCCAAAATGCAGTTAATCAATATTCCATAGAACGGAGCATTGTCAGAGTTGACTGCTATCCTTTCTTCCCCTGGTAGGTACTTCATTCCTGAGCCACACTTAAGGAACAACGTCTTTTTCTaggggaaaagaaaaggcagtttttaagactgagtctagGAGTGACCAGGGCCACCTCTGTTGCATTTCCCTCTTCTCTTGTTCTATTTAGTCTCAAGAAAGACTGAAGAATGGAAAGTCACCAATCTTTCATGGTACCCATGTGGAGCTGTTCTTGGCTCCTAACTCCTAAGGGATTTTCCATGGAGCTCCCAGTGTCAGCCCAAAACTCCTCCAGCCCAGCTTTATTCTTAGGTTTATGTGTCCCTGCATCACTCCTCTGCCCAGCTTCCCAGGGCTCTCTGGCCCAGTCCTGCTCCTAGGTTCGTGGCGTACCTGCATAGCCTTGTGATACACTCAGAATCATCCCGGCAGGAGGCTCCAATAGGTCTGAGGGAAACCCCTCTCCAAAATGGGGTCATTCTCCGTGGCCTTCTCTTTGCTGAACTCACTTCTGGTATTGGGGAGCCATTTATCTGTAGAGCAAAGACATCCAGACATGGAAGTGTTGACACCCTGCCGCACACCTTGGAAGAATGATCATTCCCCAGATGCTGTAGACTCAGAACAGAGGAACCATTCCTCAGGACTGAGTCTGGCTTTCAAGTTCCACTTACAGttccaccaccactatcatctccacactccacacacacacacatatccgtCCCTCCTTACCTGGCCCAACAGTAACAAGAAGATCATGAGCACAGCACAAAGTTTGAGGTGCCACATCTTGACAGAGACAGGATGTTAGAGCCTGAAAGCCAGGGACAGTTCCTCCTTCCTTTTATAGACTCACATTGACTCTTGCATTGTTACTGGGTGAGATGGGGGCAAAGTTTATATTTGTAA
This region includes:
- the LEAP2 gene encoding liver-expressed antimicrobial peptide 2, yielding MWHLKLCAVLMIFLLLLGQINGSPIPEVSSAKRRPRRMTPFWRGVSLRPIGASCRDDSECITRLCRKRRCSLSVAQE